From one Rhodamnia argentea isolate NSW1041297 chromosome 1, ASM2092103v1, whole genome shotgun sequence genomic stretch:
- the LOC115756953 gene encoding small polypeptide DEVIL 14-like — MGGTNSSATNTVRTSLKPRSWQRCCSEHIREQRARLYLVWRCTVILICWQD, encoded by the coding sequence atgggaggGACTAACTCAAGCGCAACAAACACAGTGAGGACGAGCTTGAAGCCGCGTTCATGGCAGAGGTGCTGCTCGGAGCACATCAGAGAGCAGCGGGCTCGTCTCTACCTCGTGTGGAGGTGTACGGTCATCCTCATCTGCTGGCAAGATTga